One stretch of Microbacterium terrae DNA includes these proteins:
- a CDS encoding DUF5597 domain-containing protein, with the protein MVVRTGADECLAVGRGFSLEPIAGDGARIGIPTVDELSVENGDLRPCRRLNGDESLAGSAWMHPTRGHAATGWLPIAAEDESSGISRCVVYSF; encoded by the coding sequence GTGGTCGTGCGCACGGGCGCCGACGAGTGTCTCGCGGTCGGGCGCGGCTTCTCCCTCGAACCCATCGCGGGCGACGGCGCACGCATCGGGATCCCCACCGTCGACGAGTTGAGTGTCGAGAACGGGGACCTGAGGCCGTGTCGACGCCTCAACGGTGACGAGTCGCTCGCGGGGTCGGCGTGGATGCATCCAACTCGAGGTCACGCTGCGACCGGCTGGTTGCCGATCGCTGCGGAGGACGAGAGTTCGGGCAT